A portion of the Panthera tigris isolate Pti1 chromosome E1, P.tigris_Pti1_mat1.1, whole genome shotgun sequence genome contains these proteins:
- the KRT13 gene encoding keratin, type I cytoskeletal 13, whose translation MSCRIQSSSASYGGGFGGGSCQLGGGRSISTCSSRFVSGGSAGGYGGGMSCGFGAGAGSGFGGGFGGGFGGGLGGGFGGGFGAGFGDFGGGDGGLLSGNEKLTMQNLNDRLASYLDKVRALEEANADLEVKIRDWYQKQSPSSPERDYSHYYKTMEDLRDKILAATIDNNRVVLEIDNARLAADDFRLKYENELALRQSVEADTNGLRRVLDELTLTKTDLEMQIESLNEELAFLKKNHEEEMKEFSSQLAGQVNVEMDAAPGVDLTRVLAEMREQYEAMAEKNRRDAEEWFHSKSAELNKEVSSSTAMIQTSKTEITELRRTLQGLEIELQSQLSMKAGLESSLAEMECRYAMQLQQIQGLIGGIEAQLSELRSEMECQNQEYRMLLDIKTRLEQEIATYRSLLEGQDARMAGLPSSGGSTSVTVTTASPPSRRISEPRKP comes from the exons ATGAGCTGCCGCATACAGAGCTCCTCCGCCAGCTATGGAGGTGGATTCGGGGGTGGCTCTTGCCAGCTGGGAGGAGGCCGCAGTATCTCTACCTGCTCATCACGCTTTGTCTCTGGGGGATCAGCTGGGGGCTACGGGGGCGGCATGAGCTGCGGCTTCGGTGCAGGGGCTGGTAGTGGTTTTGGAGGAGGCTTCGGAGGGGGCTTTGGAGGTGGCCTTGGAGGTGGCTTTGGTGGGGGTTTTGGCGCTGGCTTTGGTGACTTTGGTGGCGGCGATGGCGGCCTCCTCTCCGGCAACGAGAAGCTCACCATGCAGAACCTCAACGACCGGCTGGCCTCCTACCTGGACAAGGTGCGCGCCCTGGAGGAGGCCAATGCTGACCTGGAGGTGAAGATCCGGGACTGGTACCAGAAGCAGAGCCCCAGCAGCCCTGAGCGGGACTACAGCCACTACTACAAGACCATGGAGGACCTGCGGGACAAG ATCCTGGCGGCCACCATCGACAACAACCGGGTTGTTCTGGAGATCGACAATGCCAGGCTGGCTGCGGATGACTTTAGGCTCAA gtaTGAGAACGAGCTGGCCCTGCGCCAGAGCGTGGAGGCCGACACCAACGGCCTGCGCAGGGTGCTGGACGAGCTGACCCTGACCAAGACCGACCTGGAGATGCAGATCGAGAGCCTGAACGAGGAGCTGGCCTTCCTGAAGAAGAACCACGAGGAG GAGATGAAGGAGTTCAGCAGCCAGCTGGCCGGCCAGGTCAACGTGGAGATGGACGCGGCCCCGGGCGTGGACCTGACCCGCGTGCTGGCCGAGATGAGGGAACAGTACGAGGCCATGGCTGAGAAGAACCGCCGGGACGCCGAGGAATGGTTCCACAGCAAG AGTGCAGAGCTGAACAAGGAGGTGTCTTCTAGTACCGCCATGATCCAGACCAGCAAGACAGAGATCACAGAGCTCAGACGCACCCTCCAGGGCCTGGAGATTGAGCTGCAGTCCCAGCTCAGCATG aaaGCCGGGCTGGAGAGCTCGCTGGCGGAGATGGAGTGCCGCTATGCCATGCAGCTGCAGCAGATCCAGGGGCTCATCGGCGGCATCGAGGCCCAGCTGAGCGAGCTCCGCAGCGAGATGGAGTGCCAGAACCAGGAGTACAGGATGCTGCTGGACATCAAGACGCGGCTGGAGCAGGAGATCGCCACCTACCGCAGCCTGCTGGAGGGCCAGGACGCCAG gATGGCTGGCTTACCCTCCTCAGGAG GAAGCACCAGTGTCACTGTCACCACTGCCTCCCCTCCCAGTCGCCGCATTTCCGAACCCCGTAAGCCTTAA
- the KRT36 gene encoding keratin, type I cuticular Ha6 — protein MATQVCSPVFSSGSVKGLCGTAGGVSRVSSVRSVGSCRVPSLAGAVGSASSIRLGLSSLGSCLPGSYLAAGCYPSGFVGSGGWFCEGAFNGNEKETMQFLNDRLANYLEKVHQLERENAELETRIREWYESQIPYICPDYQSYFKTIEDLQQKILLTKAENARLVLQIDNAKLAADDFRTKYETELSMRQLVEADTNGLRRILDELTLCKADLEAQVESLKEELLCLKKNHEEEVNTLRCQLGDRLNVEVDAAPPVDLNKILDDMRCQYEALVENNRRDVEAWFNAQTEELNQQVVSSSEQLQCCQTEIIELRRTVNALEIELQAQHGMRNSLESTLAETEARYSSQLAQMQCLISNVEAQLAEIRCDLERQNQEYQVLLDVKARLESEIATYRRLLEGEDCKLPAHPCATECKPSVRVPYVSTVPCAPAVPCGPAPQVSTQIRTITEEIRDGKVVSSREHLQPCPL, from the exons ATGGCCACCCAGGTCTGCTCCCCGGTCTTCTCCTCTGGGTCTGTCAAGGGCCTGTGTGGCACGGCAGGCGGCGTCTCTCGGGTGTCCTCCGTCCGCTCTGTGGGCTCCTGCAGGGTCCCCAGTCTTGCTGGTGCTGTGGGGTCTGCCTCCTCCATCAGGCTGGGCCTCTCCAGCCTCGGGAGCTGCTTGCCCGGCTCCTACCTGGCCGCTGGCTGCTACCCCTCTGGCTTTGTTGGGAGCGGGGGCTGGTTCTGCGAGGGCGCCTTCAATGGCAACGAGAAGGAGACCATGCAGTTCCTGAACGACCGCCTGGCCAACTACCTGGAGAAGGTGCACCAGCTGGAGCGGGAGAACGCGGAGCTGGAGACCAGGATCCGGGAGTGGTATGAGTCTCAGATCCCGTACATCTGCCCAGACTACCAGTCGTATTTCAAGACCATCGAGGACCTCCAGCAGAAG ATCCTGCTGACCAAGGCTGAGAACGCCAGGCTAGTCTTGCAGATTGACAACGCCAAGCTGGCTGCCGACGACTTCCGGACCAA gtacGAGACGGAGCTGTCCATGCGGCAGCTGGTGGAGGCCGACACCAACGGCCTGCGCAGGATCCTGGACGAGCTGACCCTGTGCAAGGCCGACCTGGAGGCCCAGGTGGAGTCCCTGAAGGAGGAGCTGCTGTGCCTCAAGAAGAACCACGAGGAG GAAGTCAACACACTCCGTTGCCAACTCGGGGACCGACTGAACGTGGAGGTGGATGCCGCCCCCCCAGTGGATCTCAACAAGATTCTGGATGATATGAGATGCCAGTATGAGGCCCTGGTGGAGAATAACCGTCGAGACGTGGAGGCCTGGTTCAACgcccag ACCGAGGAGCTGAACCAGCAGGTGGTGTCCAGCTCGGAGCAGCTGCAGTGTTGCCAGACGGAGATCATCGAGCTGAGACGCACGGTCAACGCCCTGGAGATCGAGCTGCAGGCCCAGCACGGCATG aGGAACTCCCTGGAATCCACCCTGGCGGAGACCGAGGCGCGCTACAGCTCCCAGCTGGCCCAGATGCAGTGCCTGATCAGCAACGTGGAGGCCCAGTTGGCCGAGATCCGCTGTGACCTGGAGCGGCAGAACCAGGAGTACCAGGTGCTGCTGGACGTCAAGGCCCGGCTGGAGTCGGAGATCGCCACCTACCGCCGCCTGCTGGAGGGCGAGGACTGCAA GCTGCCTGCCCACCCTTGTGCCACGGAATGCAAGCCTTCCGTTAGGGTACCTTACGTCTCGACTGTGCCCTGTGCTCCGGCTGTGCCCTGCGGCCCGGCTCCCCAGGTCAGCACCCAGATCCGCACCATCACCGAGGAGATCAGAGACGGGAAGGTCGTCTCCTCCAGGGAGcacctgcagccctgcccactgTAG